The Pseudomonas kermanshahensis genome includes a window with the following:
- a CDS encoding TonB-dependent copper receptor: protein MSGCTPVFALSLRGAIAAVCGSLLAPVALASDLGHADHAHDAPELSPTVITAVAPSSPLTVVTNPKDPRQPVPASDGADYLKTIPGFSAIRSGGTNGDPVLRGMFGSRLNILTNGGVMLGACPNRMDAPTSYISPETYDRLTVIKGPQSVIWGPGGSAGTILFEREPEQFGTLGSRVNASLLAGSNGRFDKVLDAAAGNSQAYARFVGNQSRSDDYHDGNDDTVPSRWDKWNGDVTLGWTPDQDTLLELTAGKGDGEARYAGRGMDGSQFKRESLGLRFEKSNLGEVLDKVEAQVYYNYADHVMDNYSLRTPSGSGMMGMPMVSNVDRRTMGARVKATWRWADVQLVSGIDAQTNEHRQRGGMGVDAHKGQAWTKDADFHNYGAFSELTWYVSGEDRLITGARLDRASARDFRKGSATEGDTRADTLPSGFVRYEHDLAAIPATTYVGLGHAQRFPDYWELFSPKLAPAGAANAFDGIKPEKTTQLDFGIQYRDARLEAWASGYVGQIRDYILFDYRTGMMGMSTSQAQNIDARIMGGEVGAAYKLSENWKADATLAYAWGKNSSDGKALPQMPPLESRLGLTYSRDVWSVGALWRLVAAQNRIAENQGNVVGKDYEKSAGFGVFSLNGAYKVNNNLKLSAGVDNLFDNTYAEHLNLAGNAGFGYPATDPQPVNEPGRTFWTKVDFSF from the coding sequence ATGTCCGGCTGCACCCCTGTTTTTGCCCTGTCCCTGCGTGGGGCCATCGCCGCCGTGTGCGGTTCGCTGCTCGCGCCCGTGGCCCTGGCCAGCGACCTCGGCCACGCTGACCACGCGCACGACGCACCCGAGCTGAGCCCGACGGTGATCACTGCCGTGGCGCCCAGCTCGCCGCTGACCGTGGTCACCAACCCGAAAGACCCTCGCCAGCCGGTACCGGCCAGCGACGGGGCCGACTACCTCAAGACCATCCCTGGCTTCTCGGCCATCCGCTCCGGCGGCACCAACGGCGACCCGGTATTGCGCGGCATGTTCGGTTCACGCCTGAACATCCTCACCAATGGCGGCGTCATGCTGGGCGCCTGCCCCAACCGCATGGATGCCCCCACCTCGTACATCTCGCCGGAAACCTACGACCGCCTGACCGTGATCAAAGGCCCGCAAAGCGTGATCTGGGGGCCTGGCGGTTCGGCCGGCACCATCCTCTTCGAGCGTGAGCCCGAACAGTTCGGCACCCTCGGCAGCCGCGTCAACGCAAGCCTCTTGGCCGGCTCCAATGGCCGCTTCGACAAAGTGCTGGACGCCGCCGCAGGCAACAGCCAGGCCTACGCCCGCTTCGTCGGCAACCAGTCGCGCTCGGACGACTACCACGACGGCAACGATGACACCGTGCCCTCGCGCTGGGACAAATGGAACGGCGATGTGACCCTCGGCTGGACCCCGGACCAGGACACCCTGCTGGAACTCACCGCGGGCAAGGGCGATGGCGAAGCACGCTATGCCGGGCGCGGCATGGACGGCTCGCAGTTCAAGCGTGAAAGCCTTGGGCTGCGCTTCGAGAAGTCCAACCTCGGCGAGGTGCTCGACAAGGTCGAGGCACAGGTCTACTACAACTACGCCGACCACGTGATGGACAACTACAGCCTGCGCACGCCCTCGGGCAGCGGCATGATGGGCATGCCGATGGTCAGCAACGTCGACCGCCGCACGATGGGCGCCAGGGTCAAGGCGACCTGGCGCTGGGCCGACGTGCAACTGGTCAGCGGTATCGATGCGCAGACCAACGAACACCGCCAGCGCGGCGGCATGGGCGTCGATGCGCACAAAGGCCAGGCCTGGACCAAGGATGCCGATTTCCACAACTACGGTGCCTTCAGTGAGCTGACCTGGTACGTCAGTGGCGAGGACCGGCTGATCACCGGCGCCCGCCTGGACCGCGCCTCGGCCCGCGACTTCCGTAAAGGCAGCGCCACCGAAGGCGACACCCGTGCAGACACCCTGCCCAGCGGTTTCGTCCGTTACGAACATGACCTGGCGGCCATCCCCGCTACCACCTACGTCGGCCTCGGCCACGCCCAGCGCTTCCCCGACTACTGGGAGCTGTTCTCGCCCAAGTTGGCGCCAGCCGGCGCAGCCAACGCCTTCGACGGCATCAAGCCGGAAAAGACCACCCAGCTCGACTTCGGCATCCAGTACCGTGACGCCCGCCTCGAAGCCTGGGCATCGGGTTATGTCGGGCAGATCCGTGACTACATCCTGTTCGACTACCGCACCGGCATGATGGGCATGAGCACGTCCCAGGCCCAGAACATCGACGCCCGCATCATGGGCGGCGAAGTGGGCGCGGCCTACAAGCTCAGCGAAAATTGGAAGGCCGACGCAACCCTGGCCTACGCTTGGGGCAAGAACAGCAGTGATGGCAAAGCGCTACCTCAAATGCCGCCCCTGGAAAGCCGCCTGGGCCTGACCTACAGCCGCGACGTCTGGAGTGTGGGTGCGCTGTGGCGGCTGGTGGCCGCACAAAACCGCATCGCCGAGAACCAAGGCAACGTGGTCGGCAAGGACTACGAAAAGAGCGCGGGCTTTGGTGTGTTCTCGCTCAATGGTGCCTACAAGGTGAACAACAACCTCAAGCTCAGCGCAGGGGTCGACAACCTGTTCGACAACACCTACGCCGAGCACTTGAACCTGGCCGGGAACGCCGGGTTCGGCTACCCGGCCACAGATCCACAGCCGGTGAACGAGCCAGGCAGGACCTTCTGGACCAAGGTCGATTTCAGCTTCTGA
- a CDS encoding SPFH domain-containing protein, whose translation MTSLIVVGALALFVLITVFKGVRIVPQGEEWIVERLGRYNNTLKPGLNIVIPYVDVVAYRLPTKDIILDVQEQEIITKDNAVIVANALCFAKVVDPQKASYGVQNFSFAVTSLTMTSLRAIVGAMDLDEALSSREQIKARLREAMSEQTEDWGVTVRSVEIQDIKPSQNMQLAMERQAAAERERKADVTRAEGAKQAAILGAEARLQSAKLDAEAQINLAEASARAISLVKDAVGNETVPAMYLLGERYIGAMENLASSDNAKVVVLPADLQETVRGLMGRNKV comes from the coding sequence ATGACCAGCCTTATCGTCGTGGGCGCCCTCGCCCTGTTCGTCCTGATCACCGTGTTCAAGGGGGTGCGTATCGTGCCTCAGGGCGAAGAGTGGATCGTCGAGCGCCTGGGCCGCTACAACAACACCCTCAAGCCCGGCCTGAACATCGTCATTCCTTACGTGGACGTGGTCGCCTATCGCCTGCCCACCAAAGACATCATCCTCGATGTGCAAGAGCAGGAAATCATCACCAAAGACAACGCGGTGATCGTCGCCAATGCCCTGTGCTTCGCCAAAGTGGTCGACCCACAGAAGGCCTCCTACGGCGTGCAGAACTTCTCCTTCGCCGTCACCAGCCTGACCATGACCTCGCTGCGCGCCATCGTCGGGGCCATGGACCTGGACGAGGCCCTGTCCAGCCGTGAACAGATCAAAGCACGCCTGCGCGAAGCGATGTCCGAACAGACCGAAGACTGGGGCGTGACTGTGCGCTCGGTAGAAATTCAGGACATCAAGCCGTCACAGAACATGCAACTGGCCATGGAGCGCCAGGCCGCCGCCGAGCGTGAACGTAAAGCCGACGTGACCCGTGCCGAAGGTGCCAAACAGGCCGCGATCCTCGGGGCAGAAGCGCGTCTGCAATCGGCCAAGCTGGACGCCGAAGCGCAAATCAACCTGGCCGAGGCTTCGGCGCGGGCGATTTCGCTGGTCAAGGACGCGGTGGGTAACGAGACCGTGCCGGCCATGTACTTGCTGGGCGAACGGTACATCGGCGCAATGGAGAACCTGGCCAGCAGCGACAATGCCAAAGTCGTGGTGCTGCCGGCCGACCTGCAAGAAACCGTGCGCGGCTTGATGGGCCGCAACAAGGTTTGA
- the vapB gene encoding type II toxin-antitoxin system VapB family antitoxin: MEQGAVFKSNRSQAIRLPKSVALPDGITRVDIVAVGRTRIITPAGESWDSWFESEPASADYMASRDQPADQEREGF; encoded by the coding sequence ATGGAGCAAGGTGCTGTCTTCAAAAGCAACCGCAGCCAGGCCATCCGCTTGCCAAAATCCGTCGCACTTCCCGATGGCATCACCCGAGTGGATATTGTTGCAGTTGGGCGTACGCGCATCATCACACCTGCTGGTGAATCATGGGACAGCTGGTTCGAAAGTGAGCCTGCAAGCGCGGATTACATGGCCAGCCGTGACCAACCTGCAGACCAGGAACGTGAAGGTTTTTAA
- a CDS encoding DUF2946 domain-containing protein: MSLPRNSLSRTTRPERRRVGGGWLSLFAMWMIFIGPLISQSMPMDHHAGMNMPMDMSMPTGHQHGADSHHGHGDDGQLHVMWEKCGYCSLLFNCPALPQTLSPLSASIVVPTTHLTAATHQGHARQAVFPGARSRAPPSSISV; this comes from the coding sequence ATGAGCCTGCCGCGCAACAGCCTCAGCCGTACCACCCGCCCTGAACGCAGGCGCGTCGGTGGCGGTTGGCTGAGCCTGTTCGCCATGTGGATGATCTTCATCGGCCCGCTGATTTCCCAGTCGATGCCGATGGATCACCACGCCGGCATGAACATGCCGATGGACATGTCGATGCCCACCGGGCATCAGCATGGCGCCGACTCGCATCACGGCCACGGTGACGATGGCCAATTGCATGTGATGTGGGAAAAGTGCGGTTACTGCAGCCTGCTGTTCAACTGCCCCGCACTGCCACAAACCCTCAGCCCGCTCAGTGCCAGCATCGTAGTACCCACCACCCACCTTACTGCCGCCACGCACCAGGGGCATGCCCGGCAGGCTGTATTCCCTGGCGCACGCAGCCGCGCACCGCCTTCCTCGATCAGCGTCTGA
- the vapC gene encoding type II toxin-antitoxin system tRNA(fMet)-specific endonuclease VapC, translating into MLRYLLDTNICIFTIKNKPQRVREAFNRHHGQLAISTITLMELIYGAEKSDHPERNLSVVEGFAARLEVLDYDSHAAEHSGQLRAELARSGTPIGPYDQLIAGHARALGLILVTNNVREFQRVPGLRVEDWLVSP; encoded by the coding sequence ATGCTCAGGTACCTGCTCGACACCAATATCTGCATTTTCACGATCAAGAATAAACCGCAACGCGTCCGCGAAGCGTTCAATCGCCATCACGGTCAATTGGCGATCAGCACAATCACTTTGATGGAACTGATCTACGGCGCTGAGAAGTCGGATCATCCTGAGCGCAATCTCTCGGTGGTCGAGGGCTTTGCCGCGCGCCTTGAAGTACTCGATTACGATAGCCATGCGGCTGAGCACAGTGGTCAGCTTCGTGCGGAATTGGCCAGATCAGGGACCCCCATTGGTCCTTACGACCAACTGATTGCCGGGCATGCCCGAGCGCTTGGCTTAATTTTGGTGACTAATAATGTGCGCGAGTTTCAACGAGTACCCGGTCTAAGGGTTGAAGACTGGCTCGTTTCGCCCTGA
- a CDS encoding cobalt-precorrin-6A reductase: MSARILLLGGVTEALAIARQLGPQHVYSLAGIGRVPQDLTCQVRVGGYGGAEGLAQYLREAGITLLIDATHPYAAQISRNAALASRRAGIPCWALRRPAWQAQPGDDWREVDDWAGLIEALAPFRRPLFTLGREPLQHLAEIPPDQFWTLRALEACPGNERCEVIGARGPFRIEDERVLFARRKIDVLISKNSGSVATEPKLDVARELGIPVLILRRPELPVVDETFIHSDALLARLTL, encoded by the coding sequence ATGAGCGCGCGCATCCTGCTGCTGGGCGGCGTCACCGAGGCCCTGGCCATCGCCCGCCAGTTGGGCCCGCAGCACGTCTACAGCCTGGCAGGCATCGGCCGCGTACCGCAGGACCTGACCTGCCAGGTGCGCGTCGGCGGCTATGGCGGTGCTGAAGGCCTTGCCCAGTACCTGCGCGAGGCGGGCATTACCCTGCTGATCGATGCCACCCACCCCTATGCCGCGCAGATCAGCCGCAACGCCGCCCTCGCTTCACGTCGTGCGGGTATCCCCTGCTGGGCGCTGCGCCGCCCCGCCTGGCAGGCACAGCCGGGTGACGATTGGCGCGAAGTGGACGACTGGGCGGGGCTGATCGAGGCGCTCGCGCCATTCCGGCGGCCGCTGTTCACGCTGGGCCGCGAGCCGCTGCAACACCTGGCAGAGATCCCGCCGGATCAGTTCTGGACCTTGCGCGCACTGGAGGCCTGCCCCGGTAACGAACGTTGCGAGGTTATCGGCGCACGCGGGCCATTCCGAATCGAAGACGAACGTGTGTTGTTCGCGCGCCGCAAGATCGACGTCCTGATCAGCAAGAACAGCGGCAGCGTGGCGACCGAGCCCAAGCTGGACGTGGCGCGGGAGCTAGGGATACCAGTATTGATCCTGCGGCGGCCGGAACTGCCGGTGGTCGATGAGACATTCATTCACTCAGACGCGTTGCTTGCCAGGCTGACGCTTTGA
- a CDS encoding DUF2946 domain-containing protein, which produces MPPRRHIAWIACLAVLFNLLAMPLSSAAPKGPAEQLLWGTFCSSMANKAKVDVQALAKIDLGPQSDDSASMMNCWCCSGAAPLLALPGYPPQLHNPPPLHAGYSPQLADYQPTPRQLWPALNPRASPLV; this is translated from the coding sequence ATGCCCCCACGTCGGCACATTGCCTGGATAGCCTGCCTAGCAGTGCTGTTCAACCTGCTGGCCATGCCGCTGTCCTCTGCCGCGCCCAAGGGCCCGGCCGAGCAGTTGCTGTGGGGGACGTTCTGTTCCAGCATGGCCAACAAGGCCAAGGTCGACGTCCAGGCCCTGGCCAAGATCGACCTCGGCCCGCAGAGCGATGACAGCGCCAGCATGATGAACTGCTGGTGCTGCTCCGGTGCTGCCCCGCTGCTGGCCCTGCCGGGCTACCCGCCGCAGTTGCATAACCCGCCGCCCCTGCACGCCGGGTACTCGCCGCAGCTTGCCGATTACCAACCCACGCCGCGCCAGCTATGGCCCGCGCTCAACCCCCGCGCCTCCCCTTTGGTCTGA
- a CDS encoding PepSY-associated TM helix domain-containing protein has product MRGTRISFYNLAWRWHFYAGLFVAPFMILLAITGIIYLFKPQLDPLLYRDLMVVEAGHQRQAADVMLAEVRQAYPQGHVGQYLPPLNAERSAQFVVHDGGRELNVFVDPYSGKLLGAQDGKQNLQAIARALHGELMVGTVGDRLVELAAGWGIVLVVSGLYLWWPRGRNSAGVLWPRFSARGRLLWRDLHAVTGFWGSALLLLMLLSGMTWTGLWGKQYADLWNRFPAAMWNDVPKSDQQAGELNSAHRQTVPWAMENTPMPQSGAHAEHAGHHMMSNAPAAPQVSLQQVEDIATARQVEPGYSITLPTTADGVFTVAVFADDPRNDATLHVDQYTGKVLADVRWQDYSPVARATELGVMLHEGKMFGAFNQAIILLVCLMILLGSVSGLVMWWKRRPAGGLGVPPLRHDLPRWKTAVAVMVVLGVMFPLVGVSMVVMWLVDSLVVRRRRVLASA; this is encoded by the coding sequence ATGCGCGGAACACGCATCTCTTTCTACAACCTGGCCTGGCGTTGGCATTTTTACGCGGGGCTGTTCGTCGCCCCGTTCATGATCCTGCTGGCGATCACCGGGATCATCTACCTGTTCAAGCCGCAGCTCGACCCGCTGCTGTACCGCGACCTGATGGTGGTCGAAGCCGGCCATCAGCGACAGGCCGCAGATGTGATGCTGGCCGAGGTACGCCAGGCGTATCCGCAAGGCCATGTGGGGCAGTACCTGCCGCCCCTGAATGCCGAACGCAGCGCGCAGTTCGTGGTGCATGACGGCGGCCGTGAACTGAACGTGTTCGTCGACCCCTACAGCGGCAAGCTGCTCGGTGCGCAGGACGGCAAGCAGAACCTGCAAGCGATTGCCCGTGCCCTGCACGGCGAGTTGATGGTCGGTACGGTCGGTGACCGCCTGGTGGAGCTGGCGGCAGGCTGGGGCATCGTGCTGGTGGTGTCCGGCCTGTACCTCTGGTGGCCACGTGGGCGCAACAGCGCGGGCGTGCTGTGGCCGCGTTTTTCCGCACGCGGTCGGCTGCTGTGGCGTGACCTGCATGCAGTGACGGGTTTTTGGGGCTCGGCCCTGCTGCTGCTGATGCTGCTCAGTGGCATGACCTGGACGGGCCTGTGGGGCAAGCAATACGCCGATCTGTGGAACCGCTTCCCCGCCGCGATGTGGAACGACGTACCCAAGTCCGATCAGCAGGCAGGTGAGCTCAACAGCGCCCATCGCCAGACGGTGCCTTGGGCAATGGAAAACACCCCCATGCCGCAGTCCGGCGCCCATGCCGAACATGCCGGGCATCACATGATGTCGAATGCCCCGGCAGCGCCGCAGGTGAGCCTGCAGCAGGTCGAGGACATCGCCACTGCGCGCCAGGTCGAACCGGGCTACAGCATTACCTTGCCGACCACGGCCGACGGCGTGTTCACCGTTGCGGTATTCGCCGACGACCCGCGCAACGATGCCACGCTGCATGTCGACCAGTACACCGGCAAGGTGCTGGCCGACGTGCGCTGGCAGGATTACAGCCCGGTTGCGCGTGCCACCGAGCTGGGCGTGATGCTGCATGAGGGCAAGATGTTCGGGGCGTTCAACCAGGCCATCATTCTGCTGGTGTGCCTGATGATTTTGCTGGGTTCGGTCAGTGGCCTGGTGATGTGGTGGAAACGCCGGCCGGCTGGCGGGCTGGGAGTGCCGCCGCTGCGCCATGACCTGCCGCGCTGGAAGACGGCAGTTGCGGTGATGGTGGTGTTGGGGGTGATGTTCCCGCTGGTGGGGGTGTCGATGGTGGTGATGTGGCTGGTCGATAGCCTGGTGGTGCGCAGGCGCCGAGTGCTGGCCAGCGCCTGA
- a CDS encoding NfeD family protein codes for MDMQWWIWLVFGIALILLELVLPTFFILWFGIGAVLVSLISLAAPSLQLDMQMLLWVLLSSVTTALWFKVFRNKKPDVRWTADSVIGEVGLLTASVSEFQKGCVRFQKPILGNEEWTCVADTDIPSGERVRLTAIEGNTARVIRA; via the coding sequence ATGGACATGCAATGGTGGATATGGCTGGTCTTCGGTATCGCGCTGATCCTGCTCGAACTGGTCCTGCCCACGTTCTTCATTCTCTGGTTCGGTATCGGCGCCGTGCTGGTTTCGCTCATCTCGCTCGCCGCGCCCAGCCTGCAACTGGATATGCAGATGCTGCTGTGGGTGCTGCTTTCTTCAGTCACCACTGCGCTGTGGTTCAAGGTGTTCCGGAACAAGAAGCCGGATGTGCGCTGGACAGCCGACAGCGTGATTGGCGAAGTCGGCCTGCTCACCGCCAGCGTTTCCGAGTTCCAGAAAGGCTGCGTGCGTTTCCAGAAGCCAATCCTCGGCAACGAGGAATGGACCTGCGTCGCCGACACTGACATTCCATCCGGCGAGCGCGTGCGCCTTACCGCCATCGAAGGGAACACCGCCCGCGTCATCCGGGCCTGA
- the cbiE gene encoding precorrin-6y C5,15-methyltransferase (decarboxylating) subunit CbiE, which produces MAPWLTVVGIGEDGFNGLGKQARRALLGASRIFGSPRQLALLPRCVVGERLLWPTPFSLAPVLAQRGEPVCVLASGDPMFFGVGASLARQVPASEMRVLSMPSSCALAAARLGWPLQDVQVVSVVARPLAALNAHLHSGTRLFVLSNDGDSPAAIAAQLCERGFGPSRLRVFEHLGGTDEREVAGTAQDWPHTQVAALNLVAIECLAAPDAHRLPQVAGLPDSAFLHDGQLTKRDVRAITLARLAPLPGELLWDVGAGCGSIGIEWMRAHPACRALAIEADAGRQGFIEHNRDALGVPGLQLVRGKAPEALAGLEQPDAVFIGGGVTREGVLDLCWQRLRPGGRLVANAVTLQSELALAHFRERHGGELTRIHVAHAQPLGTFDTWRQALPITLLDVVKPLDA; this is translated from the coding sequence ATGGCACCCTGGCTGACAGTAGTAGGCATCGGCGAAGACGGCTTCAATGGCCTTGGCAAGCAGGCCCGGCGTGCCCTGTTGGGCGCTTCGCGGATCTTCGGCAGCCCGCGCCAACTGGCTTTACTGCCACGCTGCGTGGTCGGCGAGCGGCTGCTTTGGCCAACCCCTTTCTCTTTGGCGCCCGTGCTCGCCCAGCGCGGCGAACCGGTCTGCGTGCTGGCCAGCGGTGACCCGATGTTCTTCGGCGTCGGTGCCAGCTTGGCGCGCCAGGTGCCCGCCAGCGAGATGCGAGTGCTGTCGATGCCTTCCTCGTGTGCACTGGCCGCCGCCCGCCTCGGCTGGCCGCTGCAGGACGTGCAGGTGGTGTCGGTGGTCGCCCGGCCGCTGGCGGCGCTCAATGCACACCTGCACAGTGGCACCCGCCTGTTCGTACTGAGCAACGACGGTGACAGCCCAGCAGCAATCGCCGCACAACTGTGCGAGCGTGGCTTCGGGCCGAGCCGCCTGCGTGTGTTCGAACACTTGGGTGGCACAGATGAACGCGAAGTGGCGGGCACCGCCCAGGACTGGCCTCACACCCAGGTTGCAGCGCTCAACCTGGTGGCCATCGAGTGCCTCGCCGCGCCCGACGCCCACCGCCTGCCACAGGTCGCCGGGCTGCCGGACAGCGCCTTCCTGCACGACGGCCAACTGACCAAGCGCGATGTCCGCGCCATCACCCTGGCCCGCCTCGCCCCCCTGCCCGGCGAGCTGCTGTGGGACGTGGGCGCGGGTTGCGGCTCGATCGGCATCGAGTGGATGCGCGCCCACCCCGCCTGCCGTGCGCTAGCCATCGAGGCCGACGCAGGGCGCCAGGGTTTTATCGAACACAATCGCGATGCGCTGGGCGTTCCCGGCCTGCAACTGGTCCGTGGCAAAGCGCCTGAAGCCTTGGCAGGGCTTGAGCAGCCCGACGCGGTCTTCATTGGTGGCGGGGTAACGCGTGAAGGCGTGCTCGACCTGTGCTGGCAGCGCCTGCGCCCCGGCGGGCGACTGGTGGCCAATGCGGTCACCCTGCAAAGCGAACTGGCCCTGGCGCACTTTCGCGAGCGACACGGTGGTGAATTGACCCGCATCCATGTTGCCCATGCGCAGCCGCTGGGCACGTTCGACACCTGGCGCCAGGCACTGCCAATCACCTTGCTCGATGTGGTGAAGCCCCTCGATGCGTGA
- a CDS encoding cobalt-precorrin-5B (C(1))-methyltransferase, translating to MREETHEQPAPLRSGLTTGSCATATSLAAARLLLTGVCSDAVSITLPKGKVVQMRLEFCRRDGEYAEAGTLKDAGDDPDVTHGALLFSQVRLLAEPGIRFVAGQGVGTVTRPGLVLAVGEPAINPVPRRMMGEHLQRLADECAYRGGFEVTVNVQGGEQLALKTMNPRLGILGGLSILGTSGIVRPFSCAAYIASIHQGIDVAHTNGYTHIAACTGNASEDTMRRVYGLPEIALIEMGDFVGAVLKHLRKVPVPRLSLCGGFGKISKLAAGHMDLHSRHSSIDLPQLAGWAADIGADANLQAAIIAANTSQQALALAHAAGIALGDAVCAHALAFARSVVPPQVQVEVFAIDRQGGIVGQAGVQ from the coding sequence ATGCGTGAAGAAACCCACGAGCAGCCCGCGCCCCTGCGCAGCGGCCTGACCACCGGCAGCTGCGCTACCGCCACCAGCCTCGCGGCGGCGCGCCTGCTGCTGACCGGCGTCTGCAGCGACGCCGTGAGCATCACCCTGCCCAAGGGCAAGGTCGTGCAGATGCGCCTGGAGTTTTGCCGCCGCGATGGCGAATATGCCGAAGCCGGCACGCTGAAGGACGCCGGTGACGATCCGGACGTGACCCATGGTGCCCTGCTGTTCAGCCAGGTCCGCCTGCTGGCAGAGCCCGGCATCCGCTTCGTCGCAGGCCAAGGCGTCGGCACCGTGACACGCCCGGGGCTGGTACTGGCGGTGGGCGAACCAGCGATCAACCCAGTGCCCCGGCGCATGATGGGCGAACACCTGCAACGCCTGGCTGACGAGTGCGCCTACCGCGGCGGTTTCGAAGTCACGGTCAATGTTCAGGGCGGTGAACAGCTGGCATTGAAAACCATGAACCCGCGCCTGGGCATCCTCGGCGGGCTGTCGATTCTGGGCACCAGCGGCATCGTCCGGCCGTTTTCCTGCGCGGCCTACATCGCCTCGATCCATCAGGGCATCGACGTGGCCCACACCAACGGCTACACGCACATCGCCGCCTGCACCGGCAATGCCAGCGAAGACACCATGCGCCGGGTCTACGGCCTGCCGGAAATCGCCCTGATCGAGATGGGCGACTTCGTCGGCGCCGTGCTCAAGCACCTGCGCAAGGTGCCGGTACCCCGCCTGAGCCTGTGCGGGGGGTTCGGCAAGATCAGCAAGCTGGCTGCCGGGCACATGGACCTGCACAGCCGCCACTCAAGCATCGACCTGCCGCAGTTGGCCGGCTGGGCAGCGGATATCGGCGCCGACGCAAACCTTCAGGCCGCGATCATCGCCGCCAACACCAGCCAGCAAGCCCTGGCGCTGGCGCATGCCGCAGGCATCGCCCTGGGCGACGCCGTCTGCGCGCACGCGCTGGCCTTCGCCCGCAGCGTGGTGCCGCCGCAGGTGCAGGTAGAGGTGTTCGCCATCGACCGCCAAGGCGGCATCGTAGGCCAGGCAGGTGTGCAATGA
- a CDS encoding copper chaperone PCu(A)C: protein MLKHALVVAALLLPSAFATAHEYTVGDLHIAHPWSLQLPPNAPNVAAYFVVHNNGQADDRLLSVDSPISDDAQLHEHAMTASGTMKMQQVPNVVVPAGKEVTFAPSAYHVMLMQPKDRSLLTDGKRFPLTLHFEKAGDVTVEVAVQKEAPSGTPQAHEHAH from the coding sequence ATGCTCAAGCACGCTCTCGTCGTGGCTGCCCTGCTGCTGCCCAGCGCCTTCGCCACTGCCCATGAATACACCGTGGGCGACCTGCACATCGCGCACCCCTGGTCGCTGCAACTTCCACCGAATGCACCCAACGTCGCCGCCTATTTCGTCGTGCACAACAATGGCCAGGCGGATGATCGTCTGCTCAGTGTCGACAGCCCCATCAGCGACGACGCCCAATTGCACGAGCACGCCATGACGGCCAGCGGCACCATGAAGATGCAGCAGGTGCCCAACGTGGTAGTGCCCGCTGGCAAGGAGGTGACCTTCGCCCCCAGCGCCTACCACGTGATGCTGATGCAGCCTAAAGACCGCAGCCTGCTCACCGACGGCAAGCGTTTCCCGCTGACCCTGCATTTTGAAAAAGCCGGTGACGTCACCGTCGAAGTCGCCGTGCAGAAAGAGGCGCCCTCGGGAACGCCCCAGGCCCACGAACACGCGCACTGA